A window of Staphylococcus sp. 17KM0847 contains these coding sequences:
- a CDS encoding septum formation initiator family protein: protein MSKKVKGIGNQYTSEANAKRQRHERRKQVVKKRITVFGGTLLAIIIVLLIMVGLQIRSNYEASQERQAKEETYQKIQDEEIELKEQLNNLNDDEYIEKIARDEYYLSNDGEIIFKLPEEQEDHKKKE, encoded by the coding sequence ATGAGTAAGAAAGTTAAAGGTATAGGCAATCAATATACGTCAGAAGCCAATGCAAAACGCCAAAGACATGAACGTCGCAAACAAGTTGTTAAAAAGCGTATTACAGTATTTGGTGGTACCCTTCTTGCTATTATTATCGTTTTACTAATAATGGTAGGCCTACAAATCCGTAGTAACTATGAAGCATCTCAGGAACGGCAAGCCAAAGAAGAAACTTATCAAAAAATACAAGATGAAGAAATTGAATTAAAAGAACAGCTTAACAATTTAAACGATGATGAGTACATTGAGAAGATTGCACGTGATGAGTACTATTTGAGCAATGATGGTGAAATTATTTTTAAGTTGCCGGAAGAACAAGAAGATCATAAAAAGAAAGAATAG
- the tilS gene encoding tRNA lysidine(34) synthetase TilS produces the protein MQQFWKPQDHLVLAVSTGIDSMVLLHQLHMHYAHTYRALTCLHVHHGLRKESDEEARFITAYCREHNIPLHIHYLDLSDLVEAGRSIQQEARDLRYAWFDNMMHDLRADYLLTAHHLDDQLETIFYRVFTGRTSRSMLGMRLCEQRTDYQLGRPLLDQTKSQIRDYQGQYEVPYYEDASNQINSYVRNDIRNRLLPEIERNTQLQSTQLLKLMDIHTEAMMLFKQQAQDFITQHAIRQNKHRWIILRKAFNPLPLHVKMSVLDQILSHFEKDISVSDKAYQDWFLKIEGAVVQTSLMRTNKWHVQIVYDKLIIAQPEDDGVIESQVITETGIYRFGSYQVTIAQDVLDTYGVLYMRSRQSGDRILIHNGHHKKVTRLMIDCKVPQFLRDRIPLVVSEEGIVLAVGTYYQYNTNKYTINIQYLGDDRNEK, from the coding sequence ATGCAACAATTTTGGAAGCCGCAAGATCATCTTGTATTAGCCGTATCAACAGGTATTGATAGTATGGTTTTGTTACATCAACTACATATGCATTATGCGCATACATATCGCGCGCTCACATGTTTACATGTTCATCATGGTTTACGAAAGGAATCAGATGAGGAAGCGCGGTTTATTACGGCATATTGTCGTGAACATAATATTCCCTTGCATATACATTATCTAGATTTGAGTGATCTTGTTGAAGCGGGACGTAGCATTCAACAGGAAGCGCGTGATTTAAGATATGCATGGTTTGATAATATGATGCATGACTTACGAGCTGATTATTTGTTGACAGCGCATCACCTAGATGATCAATTGGAAACCATCTTTTATCGTGTATTCACAGGACGTACGAGTCGCAGTATGCTGGGTATGCGTTTATGTGAACAACGTACAGATTATCAGCTAGGTCGTCCATTACTTGATCAAACAAAATCTCAAATTCGTGACTATCAAGGTCAATACGAAGTCCCTTATTATGAAGACGCAAGTAATCAGATTAACAGTTATGTACGCAATGATATCAGAAATAGATTATTGCCTGAAATTGAGCGTAATACACAGCTACAATCTACACAGTTATTAAAGTTAATGGATATTCATACAGAGGCGATGATGTTGTTTAAGCAGCAAGCACAAGATTTTATTACACAGCATGCGATACGACAAAACAAACATAGATGGATTATTTTGAGAAAAGCATTCAATCCATTGCCACTGCATGTTAAAATGAGTGTCTTGGACCAAATACTTTCCCACTTTGAGAAAGATATATCTGTGAGTGATAAAGCCTATCAAGATTGGTTCCTTAAAATAGAGGGAGCCGTCGTACAAACATCACTCATGCGTACAAACAAATGGCATGTACAAATTGTGTATGATAAATTAATCATAGCTCAACCAGAGGATGATGGTGTTATAGAATCACAGGTTATCACAGAGACAGGAATATATCGGTTTGGTTCATATCAGGTTACAATTGCACAAGATGTATTAGATACATATGGTGTACTTTATATGCGCTCGCGTCAATCAGGTGACCGTATCTTAATCCATAATGGACATCATAAAAAAGTGACGCGTTTAATGATTGACTGTAAAGTACCGCAGTTTTTACGTGATCGTATACCGCTTGTTGTATCAGAAGAGGGTATAGTTCTAGCGGTAGGGACATATTATCAATACAATACAAATAAATATACAATCAACATTCAATACTTGGGAGATGACAGAAATGAAAAATGA
- the hpt gene encoding hypoxanthine phosphoribosyltransferase: MKNDLKEILLTEQDIQDICVELGRVLTEDYKGKDLFCVGILKGSVLFMTDLIKHIDTHLSIDFMDVSSYHGGTESTGEVQILKDLSTSIENKDVLIIEDILETGTTLKSITELLESRRVNSLEIVTLLDKPNRRKADIEAKYVGKVIPDEFVVGYGLDYQEKYRNLPYIGTLKPEIYAH, translated from the coding sequence ATGAAAAATGACTTGAAAGAAATTTTATTGACGGAGCAAGATATTCAAGATATTTGTGTGGAACTCGGTCGTGTGTTAACAGAAGACTACAAAGGGAAAGACTTGTTTTGTGTAGGGATTTTAAAAGGTTCTGTTTTATTTATGACAGATTTGATTAAACATATAGATACACATTTATCCATTGATTTTATGGATGTATCTAGCTATCACGGAGGAACGGAGTCAACAGGAGAAGTTCAAATTTTGAAAGATCTTAGTACGTCAATTGAAAATAAAGACGTTTTGATTATTGAAGATATTTTAGAAACGGGAACAACCTTGAAGTCGATTACTGAGTTATTGGAGTCACGCCGTGTGAACTCATTAGAGATTGTCACATTGCTTGATAAGCCTAATCGTCGTAAAGCAGATATCGAAGCAAAATATGTGGGGAAAGTTATTCCAGATGAGTTTGTAGTAGGTTACGGTTTAGACTACCAAGAAAAGTATCGTAACTTGCCATACATTGGTACATTAAAACCTGAAATTTATGCGCATTAG
- a CDS encoding polysaccharide biosynthesis protein: MKTKTAFNGVVVLTVALIMVKILSALYRVPYQNILGDAGLYAYQQVYPIVALGVVLSSNAIPSALTQMLDGQHATKFLMRRLWMVTEIIGSICCVMLFVGATEIARWMGDSQLTPMLRAASVSFLFIGALGLLRGYFQEKYEMTYPAYSQVLEQCIRVTMIGFVIAYAIHRDISIYQAGTWAILASTLGFVISTLFLWWRSERLSSPLLEGQAPSQSIAWRQFFIAVVIFAMSHLIVILWQVIDSFTIVNTLQHGVGYAFEAAIVQKGIYDRGASFIQMGLIVTTTFCFVLIPLLTDTKRRDAIKEMNNYANVSLKINLVISSASSIGLMNLLPLLNRVFFESNVLTVTLTVYMLTVIGVSLIMMYIAMLEVHHQFRLIAVAFIIGLVSKFVLNMVLIVQFEMLGASLATVGSLILFVIILYRGVIRFYTLEHLNQFYIKLSIALLVMTASVQLCHYLIHSTSRLGGLVELIISAIVGLLAIGVILVKLSILEEKEWSYLPFGDRMYRLQRGRKR, encoded by the coding sequence ATGAAGACGAAAACGGCATTTAATGGTGTCGTTGTATTAACTGTTGCACTTATTATGGTGAAAATTTTAAGTGCACTTTATCGTGTACCCTATCAAAATATATTAGGTGATGCAGGACTTTATGCATATCAACAAGTTTATCCAATTGTTGCATTAGGTGTTGTGCTATCGAGCAATGCAATTCCAAGTGCACTCACACAAATGTTAGATGGACAACATGCGACAAAGTTTTTGATGAGACGTTTATGGATGGTGACGGAAATAATAGGAAGTATCTGTTGTGTCATGCTTTTTGTGGGTGCAACAGAAATTGCACGTTGGATGGGAGACAGTCAATTGACACCCATGTTACGTGCAGCGAGTGTGAGTTTTCTCTTCATAGGGGCGCTTGGGTTGTTACGTGGTTATTTTCAAGAAAAATATGAAATGACATACCCTGCGTATTCACAAGTGTTAGAACAATGTATTCGTGTTACAATGATTGGATTTGTTATTGCTTATGCTATACACCGTGATATATCTATATACCAAGCGGGTACATGGGCTATTTTGGCATCTACGTTAGGCTTTGTGATTTCGACGCTTTTTTTATGGTGGAGAAGTGAACGGTTATCATCACCATTATTGGAAGGGCAAGCGCCGTCTCAATCTATCGCATGGAGACAATTTTTTATTGCAGTTGTTATTTTTGCGATGAGCCACTTGATTGTGATTTTATGGCAAGTTATAGATAGCTTTACTATTGTCAATACTTTACAACATGGTGTGGGTTATGCATTTGAAGCAGCGATTGTGCAAAAAGGAATTTACGACCGAGGTGCATCTTTTATCCAGATGGGTTTAATAGTTACGACTACATTTTGTTTTGTATTAATTCCGTTATTAACAGATACTAAACGTCGTGATGCTATAAAAGAGATGAATAATTATGCGAATGTATCGCTCAAGATAAATCTTGTTATCAGTAGTGCCAGCAGTATAGGATTGATGAATCTTTTACCGTTATTGAACCGGGTATTTTTTGAAAGTAATGTTTTAACAGTGACGTTGACTGTTTATATGCTGACTGTTATTGGCGTATCGCTTATCATGATGTATATTGCAATGTTAGAAGTTCATCATCAATTTCGTCTTATTGCAGTAGCATTTATCATTGGATTAGTGAGTAAGTTTGTTTTGAATATGGTTTTAATTGTACAATTTGAAATGTTAGGTGCGAGTTTGGCAACAGTAGGGTCATTGATATTGTTTGTCATCATATTATATCGAGGTGTGATACGGTTTTATACGTTAGAGCACTTAAATCAGTTTTATATCAAACTATCTATCGCTTTATTGGTGATGACTGCTAGTGTACAATTATGTCACTATCTCATACATTCCACATCTCGATTGGGTGGCTTGGTAGAGTTGATTATCTCAGCGATAGTGGGTTTACTGGCTATCGGTGTAATACTCGTTAAACTTAGCATACTGGAAGAAAAAGAGTGGAGCTATCTACCATTTGGAGATAGAATGTATCGTTTACAGAGAGGACGAAAAAGATGA
- the folP gene encoding dihydropteroate synthase, giving the protein MQQTQIMGILNVTPDSFSDGGQYNEVGKAISHAKQMVRDGAHIIDVGGISTRPGFESISIEEEIKRVQPVVEALRGIQADISVDTYRSEVAEKALQAGATIINDQWAGMYDPQMFEVVAAHQASIVLMHNGDGRRDEPVIDEMLVTLLKQANKAILAGIPKEKIWLDPGIGFAKTREEEREVMAHLDALVATGFKVLLATSRKRFIKEILGGDNQVDERDEATAATTAYGIMKGVHGVRVHNVLMNARLAKAMDQLRGYENER; this is encoded by the coding sequence ATGCAACAAACGCAAATTATGGGGATTCTTAATGTGACCCCCGATTCGTTCTCAGATGGTGGTCAATATAATGAGGTAGGCAAGGCTATTTCACATGCGAAACAAATGGTACGTGATGGTGCACATATCATTGATGTTGGGGGTATTTCGACTCGTCCAGGATTTGAATCTATTAGTATAGAAGAGGAAATAAAACGTGTACAACCTGTTGTTGAGGCATTGCGAGGTATTCAAGCAGATATTTCAGTAGATACATATCGTAGTGAAGTTGCAGAAAAAGCATTGCAAGCGGGTGCCACAATTATTAATGACCAATGGGCAGGAATGTATGACCCACAAATGTTTGAAGTTGTTGCGGCACACCAAGCGAGTATTGTATTAATGCATAATGGCGATGGTCGAAGAGATGAACCTGTTATAGATGAAATGCTTGTTACATTATTAAAACAAGCGAATAAAGCGATATTAGCAGGTATCCCTAAAGAAAAAATATGGTTAGATCCCGGCATTGGTTTTGCAAAAACACGTGAAGAAGAACGAGAAGTCATGGCACATTTGGATGCACTTGTGGCGACAGGATTTAAAGTATTGTTGGCTACGAGTCGTAAGCGATTCATTAAAGAAATACTTGGGGGAGATAACCAAGTCGATGAACGAGATGAAGCAACTGCGGCTACAACAGCGTATGGCATCATGAAAGGTGTACATGGCGTACGTGTGCATAATGTATTGATGAATGCACGTCTTGCTAAAGCAATGGATCAGTTGAGAGGTTACGAAAATGAACGATAA
- a CDS encoding MazG nucleotide pyrophosphohydrolase domain-containing protein yields MTHHLTIIGLGNYGLDELPVSIYRLITQQQHLYVRTADHPVVQELNSIQITSFDTVYEAKDTFEEVYEAIVTQLLEKAQSEDVIYAVPGHPRVAETTTQYLLTRASDYGVTVEIKGGRSFIDDIFAAVNVDPNDGFTLLDATALDVAALNLRTATIVTQVYSDMVAGALKLSLMERYPDDFEVMIVDGAHQSGASVITVPLYELDHHSSFTNLTSVFIPKVTHEELLYGDFDFADQVIAQLVDDETGCPWDKVQTHESLKRYLLEETFELFEAIDNEDDWHMIEELGDVLLQVLLHANIGRKEGYIDTREIIVSMTKKMIQRHPHVFGDGYADSVDDVMSIWNKQKAAEGKQPRIKFEKVFARHFLKLYDEVKNKDFTEEMLTNYLIQGGYQNET; encoded by the coding sequence ATGACACATCACTTAACAATTATTGGACTGGGAAACTATGGTTTAGACGAGTTACCGGTGAGTATTTATCGTCTTATTACACAGCAACAGCACCTTTATGTGCGCACAGCAGATCATCCTGTTGTGCAAGAACTTAACTCTATTCAAATCACATCTTTTGATACCGTATATGAAGCAAAAGACACGTTTGAGGAAGTTTATGAAGCTATTGTGACACAATTGTTAGAAAAAGCACAAAGTGAAGATGTTATCTATGCGGTTCCAGGGCATCCACGTGTTGCAGAAACGACGACACAATATTTGTTAACACGAGCCTCTGATTATGGTGTTACGGTTGAGATTAAAGGAGGGCGCAGCTTTATAGATGATATTTTTGCAGCGGTGAATGTAGATCCTAATGATGGATTCACATTATTAGATGCCACTGCATTGGATGTGGCGGCGCTTAATTTGAGGACAGCGACGATTGTCACTCAAGTTTACAGTGATATGGTTGCTGGGGCGTTAAAGTTAAGTTTGATGGAACGCTATCCAGATGATTTTGAGGTGATGATTGTCGATGGTGCACATCAGTCGGGTGCATCAGTGATAACTGTACCCTTATACGAGTTAGATCATCATTCAAGTTTTACAAACTTGACGAGTGTGTTTATTCCTAAAGTGACACATGAAGAGCTGTTATATGGTGACTTTGATTTTGCTGATCAAGTGATCGCTCAGCTCGTCGATGATGAGACAGGATGTCCGTGGGATAAAGTACAGACACACGAATCATTGAAACGTTATTTATTAGAAGAAACATTTGAGTTGTTTGAGGCAATTGACAATGAAGATGACTGGCATATGATTGAAGAACTTGGAGATGTATTATTACAAGTGTTACTACATGCAAATATTGGTCGGAAAGAAGGATATATTGACACGCGTGAAATCATTGTAAGCATGACGAAAAAGATGATTCAACGTCATCCGCACGTGTTTGGAGACGGTTATGCGGATAGTGTAGACGATGTGATGTCAATATGGAACAAACAAAAAGCAGCAGAAGGAAAACAGCCACGTATTAAGTTTGAAAAAGTATTTGCACGTCATTTTTTAAAACTTTATGATGAAGTTAAAAATAAAGACTTCACAGAAGAAATGCTTACAAATTATTTAATACAAGGAGGTTATCAGAATGAGACTTGA
- a CDS encoding RNA-binding S4 domain-containing protein: MRLDKYLKVSRLIKRRTLAKELSDQGRVSVNGQVAKAGTAIKVGDELIIQFGQKVVTVKVTALNEHATKENAKGMYELMNEARI, translated from the coding sequence ATGAGACTTGATAAGTATTTAAAGGTTTCTCGATTAATTAAAAGACGTACACTGGCAAAAGAGTTAAGTGACCAAGGGCGAGTATCAGTAAATGGTCAGGTTGCTAAAGCTGGAACCGCTATCAAAGTTGGAGATGAACTTATTATTCAGTTTGGTCAAAAAGTTGTGACAGTTAAAGTAACAGCTTTAAATGAGCATGCGACGAAAGAAAACGCTAAAGGAATGTATGAACTGATGAATGAAGCACGTATTTAG
- the ftsH gene encoding ATP-dependent zinc metalloprotease FtsH, whose translation MQKAFRNVLFIALIGVVIFGLFSWINGNGNVPKELTYNQFMQKLEKGDLKSLEIQPENNVYKVSGKLKNNDDFASTILFNNDKELDKVTETAKDQKGLEFTVKEEEGQSVFVSIISTLIPVLVIALLFIFFLSQAQGGGGGGRMMNFGKSKAKMYDSQKGRVRFSDVAGADEEKQELVEIVDFLKDNKKFKQMGSRIPKGVLLVGPPGTGKTLLARAVAGEAGVPFFSISGSDFVEMFVGVGASRVRDLFENAKKNAPCIIFIDEIDAVGRQRGAGVGGGHDEREQTLNQLLVEMDGFGENENIIMIAATNRPDILDPALLRPGRFDRQIQVGRPDVKGREAILHVHAKNKPLDETVDLKAIAQRTPGFSGADLENLLNEASLVAARSGKKKIDMRDIEEATDRVIAGPAKKSRVISTKERNIVAHHEAGHTVIGMVLDEAEVVHKVTIVPRGQAGGYAMMLPKQDRFLMTEPELLDKICGLLGGRVAEDIIFDEVSTGASNDFERATQIAREMVTQYGMSKKLGPLQFSHGGGQVFLGREMSGEPEYSGQIAFEIDKEVQRIIKEQYERCKQILLEHESQLRLIAETLLTEETLVAEQIQTLFHEGHLPEVNYDEAKVVERSADDEFSEGKYGKSYDDIRREQEEMTNRANQGTSDREESQETDDTTAYEQEPEIDKPGDDHYTPPRQ comes from the coding sequence ATGCAGAAAGCTTTTCGTAATGTGCTATTTATCGCACTGATTGGCGTCGTCATTTTTGGACTGTTTTCATGGATAAATGGTAATGGTAATGTCCCAAAAGAGCTTACATATAATCAATTTATGCAAAAATTAGAAAAAGGTGATCTCAAATCATTAGAGATTCAACCTGAAAATAATGTGTATAAGGTGAGCGGTAAGCTTAAAAACAATGATGACTTCGCGTCAACAATACTTTTTAATAACGATAAAGAACTTGATAAAGTGACAGAGACAGCTAAAGATCAAAAAGGATTAGAGTTTACAGTTAAAGAAGAAGAAGGACAGAGTGTATTTGTAAGTATTATTTCAACATTGATTCCTGTTTTAGTGATTGCACTGCTCTTTATTTTCTTCTTGAGCCAAGCACAAGGTGGCGGCGGTGGCGGTCGTATGATGAACTTTGGGAAGTCCAAAGCGAAAATGTACGATAGTCAAAAAGGTCGTGTACGTTTCTCAGATGTAGCGGGAGCAGATGAAGAGAAGCAAGAACTTGTAGAAATTGTAGACTTCTTAAAAGATAATAAGAAATTTAAGCAAATGGGATCACGTATTCCTAAAGGTGTCTTACTTGTTGGACCACCAGGGACAGGTAAAACTTTACTAGCACGTGCCGTTGCAGGCGAAGCAGGAGTGCCTTTCTTCTCAATTAGTGGTTCGGACTTTGTAGAGATGTTTGTAGGTGTTGGAGCGAGCCGTGTACGTGACTTGTTTGAAAATGCGAAAAAGAATGCACCGTGTATTATTTTTATCGATGAGATTGATGCAGTAGGTCGTCAACGTGGTGCAGGTGTTGGTGGCGGTCATGATGAACGTGAACAAACATTAAACCAATTGCTTGTCGAAATGGATGGATTTGGTGAAAATGAGAACATTATTATGATTGCAGCAACAAACCGTCCAGATATTTTAGATCCAGCGCTTTTACGCCCGGGTCGTTTTGACCGTCAAATTCAAGTGGGTCGTCCAGATGTAAAAGGGCGAGAAGCTATTTTACATGTACATGCAAAAAATAAACCATTAGATGAAACGGTAGATTTAAAAGCAATTGCACAAAGAACACCAGGCTTTTCAGGTGCAGATTTAGAAAACTTATTAAATGAAGCGTCGCTAGTTGCAGCACGTAGTGGCAAGAAGAAGATTGATATGCGAGATATTGAAGAAGCGACAGACCGCGTGATTGCGGGACCTGCTAAAAAATCTCGTGTTATTTCAACAAAAGAGCGTAACATTGTTGCACATCATGAGGCAGGACATACAGTGATCGGTATGGTACTTGATGAAGCTGAAGTCGTGCATAAAGTAACTATTGTACCACGTGGTCAAGCAGGTGGTTATGCCATGATGTTACCTAAGCAGGATCGTTTCTTAATGACAGAACCAGAACTTTTAGACAAAATTTGTGGTCTGCTTGGTGGACGTGTAGCAGAAGATATCATTTTTGATGAGGTATCAACGGGTGCTTCTAATGATTTTGAACGTGCAACACAAATTGCACGCGAAATGGTTACTCAATATGGTATGAGTAAAAAACTTGGACCATTACAATTTTCTCATGGTGGTGGGCAAGTCTTTCTAGGTAGAGAGATGTCAGGAGAACCAGAATATTCTGGGCAAATTGCTTTTGAAATTGACAAAGAAGTACAACGTATTATTAAAGAACAATATGAGCGTTGTAAACAAATTTTACTTGAACATGAATCACAATTGCGTCTCATTGCTGAAACACTATTAACAGAAGAAACGTTAGTAGCAGAGCAAATTCAAACATTATTCCATGAAGGTCATCTTCCTGAAGTGAATTATGATGAAGCAAAAGTTGTAGAACGCTCTGCTGATGATGAATTTAGTGAAGGTAAGTATGGTAAGTCTTATGATGACATTCGTCGCGAGCAAGAAGAGATGACAAACCGTGCGAACCAAGGTACATCTGATCGTGAAGAAAGTCAAGAAACAGATGACACAACAGCATATGAGCAAGAACCAGAAATTGACAAACCGGGCGATGATCATTATACGCCGCCACGTCAATAG
- a CDS encoding S1 domain-containing RNA-binding protein encodes MSIEVGSKVKGKVTGIKKFGAFVELPGGKSGLVHISEVADNYVENVEDHLSMGDEVEVKVLSIADDGKISLSIKKAKERPRRQRPAQKPEDFEKKLSNFLKDSEDKLNSVKRQAESRRGGRGSRR; translated from the coding sequence ATGTCAATCGAAGTAGGAAGTAAGGTCAAAGGTAAAGTCACTGGTATCAAAAAGTTTGGTGCGTTTGTGGAGTTACCGGGAGGAAAAAGTGGGCTTGTGCATATCAGTGAAGTTGCCGACAATTATGTTGAGAATGTTGAAGACCATTTGTCAATGGGTGACGAAGTAGAGGTAAAAGTACTATCTATTGCAGACGATGGTAAAATTAGTTTATCGATTAAAAAGGCAAAAGAGCGTCCACGTCGCCAAAGACCGGCACAAAAACCAGAAGACTTTGAAAAAAAATTATCTAACTTCTTGAAAGATAGTGAAGATAAATTGAATTCTGTAAAACGCCAAGCAGAATCGAGACGTGGTGGTCGCGGTTCACGTCGATAA
- the hslO gene encoding Hsp33 family molecular chaperone HslO — translation MTQDYIVKALAFGGEVRAYSAKTTDAIQEAQTDHYTWPTASAALGRTMTATVMMGAMLKGEQKLTVTINGDGPIGKVVADANAQGKVRGYVTNPQTHFPLNAQGKLDVRRAVGTNGAINVVKDVGMREYYTGNSPIVSGELGEDFTYYFANSEQVPSSVGVGVLVNPDNSIKAAGGFIIQVMPEAKEETIAKLETAINEMTPVSQLIDKGYTPEEMLNEILGAENVEFLETLPVVFECNCGHDKFLTAIKGLGEAEIESMIREDHGAEAECHFCRTKYHFTEEELEDLLSTMK, via the coding sequence ATGACTCAAGATTATATTGTGAAAGCACTTGCATTTGGCGGTGAAGTACGTGCATACAGTGCGAAAACAACAGATGCTATACAAGAAGCACAAACAGATCACTATACGTGGCCTACTGCTTCAGCAGCACTTGGACGTACGATGACAGCAACAGTAATGATGGGTGCTATGTTAAAAGGTGAACAGAAACTTACTGTAACGATAAATGGTGACGGCCCTATTGGTAAAGTTGTTGCAGATGCGAATGCGCAAGGGAAAGTGAGAGGGTATGTGACAAATCCACAGACGCATTTTCCACTTAATGCACAAGGTAAGTTAGATGTACGTCGGGCAGTGGGAACCAATGGTGCAATCAATGTTGTGAAAGATGTAGGTATGAGAGAGTATTACACGGGGAATAGTCCTATTGTATCTGGAGAATTAGGCGAAGATTTTACATATTACTTTGCGAATAGTGAACAGGTACCGTCATCAGTAGGTGTAGGTGTGCTTGTTAATCCAGATAATTCGATAAAAGCAGCAGGTGGCTTTATTATTCAAGTCATGCCGGAAGCTAAAGAAGAAACCATTGCCAAATTAGAAACGGCTATTAATGAGATGACGCCTGTATCACAATTAATTGATAAAGGCTATACACCAGAAGAAATGTTAAATGAAATTCTAGGTGCAGAAAATGTAGAGTTTTTAGAGACGTTACCTGTTGTGTTTGAATGTAACTGTGGTCACGATAAGTTTTTGACAGCAATTAAAGGTTTAGGTGAAGCAGAAATTGAAAGTATGATTCGAGAAGACCATGGTGCAGAAGCGGAATGTCATTTTTGTCGTACGAAATATCATTTTACAGAAGAAGAACTCGAAGATTTATTGAGTACAATGAAATAA
- the cysK gene encoding cysteine synthase A, producing the protein MVRKPVENITEIIGQTPVVKLRHQADEDAADIYVKLEYQNPAGSVKDRIALAMIEQAEKEGKIKPGDTIVEPTSGNTGIGLAFVCAAKGYKAVFTMPETMSQERRNLLKAYGAELVLTPGSEAMKGAIRKAKELKETYGYFEPQQFENLANPRIHELTTGPELVEQFEGRTIDAFLAGVGTGGTLSGVGKVLKEKYPDIQIVAIEPEDSPVLSGGDPGPHKLQGLGAGFVPGTLNTDIYEEVIKVGNEVAMETSRRVAKEEGILGGISSGAAIYAAIQKAKELGKGKTVVTVLPSNGERYLSTPLYNFE; encoded by the coding sequence ATGGTAAGAAAACCCGTAGAAAATATTACTGAGATTATTGGTCAAACGCCTGTTGTTAAGTTACGTCATCAAGCTGATGAAGATGCAGCTGATATTTATGTCAAATTAGAATATCAAAACCCGGCTGGATCAGTAAAAGATCGTATTGCATTAGCGATGATTGAACAAGCCGAAAAAGAAGGTAAAATCAAACCGGGTGATACAATCGTTGAACCAACAAGCGGTAACACAGGTATCGGCTTGGCGTTTGTATGTGCTGCAAAAGGATATAAAGCGGTATTTACAATGCCTGAAACAATGAGTCAGGAGCGACGCAATTTATTAAAGGCATATGGTGCGGAACTTGTTTTAACACCCGGATCAGAAGCAATGAAAGGTGCCATTAGAAAAGCAAAAGAATTAAAGGAAACATATGGTTATTTTGAACCGCAACAATTTGAAAACCTTGCTAACCCACGTATCCACGAATTAACGACAGGACCAGAACTTGTTGAACAATTTGAAGGTCGAACAATTGATGCATTTTTAGCAGGTGTTGGAACAGGCGGCACATTATCAGGTGTGGGTAAAGTGCTAAAGGAAAAATATCCAGATATCCAAATCGTAGCTATTGAGCCGGAAGATTCACCGGTATTAAGTGGTGGGGATCCGGGGCCTCATAAATTACAAGGTTTAGGTGCAGGGTTTGTACCTGGTACACTGAATACAGATATTTATGAAGAAGTCATCAAAGTTGGCAATGAAGTCGCAATGGAAACATCACGTCGTGTTGCAAAAGAGGAAGGTATTTTAGGCGGTATTTCTTCTGGGGCTGCAATTTATGCGGCAATTCAAAAAGCGAAAGAATTAGGCAAAGGCAAGACGGTTGTAACGGTACTCCCAAGTAACGGAGAGCGTTACCTATCTACACCACTTTATAATTTTGAATAA